One window from the genome of Micromonospora aurantiaca ATCC 27029 encodes:
- a CDS encoding DNA recombination protein RmuC, with protein sequence MSFATLAVVVLCLAAGGAVGWLAARARAAADIARLEATLAATQAGEGRLEQSMRALSYEATAQSQEAVARAVAPLHDTLRRYEQRVAELERDRVDAYAELREQVRSMSAVSGELRTETKQLVAALRAPQVRGRWGEHQLRRIVEAAGMLEHCDFSEQVTAATDHQGVRPDLVVRLHGGRTVVVDAKAPFDAYLTAMEARDERGRDTHLDAHARHLRAHVDGLAAKSYWSAFDQTPEFVVLFVPADPFLDVALQRDPSLLEHAFARNVVLATPATLVALLRTVAYSWRQEALARNAATVHSLARELYGRLSTLGDHVGKLGSSLSGAVTAYNRAVGSLEARVLVSARKLAELGVSDDELAAPAQVELAPRQPQAPELLGTPSTSAERSTDVDA encoded by the coding sequence ATGAGCTTTGCGACGCTGGCCGTGGTGGTGCTCTGCCTCGCCGCGGGCGGCGCGGTGGGCTGGCTGGCCGCGCGGGCGCGCGCGGCGGCCGACATCGCCCGCCTGGAGGCGACACTCGCCGCCACCCAGGCCGGCGAGGGCCGGCTGGAGCAGTCCATGCGGGCGCTCAGCTACGAAGCGACGGCGCAGTCCCAGGAGGCGGTGGCCCGCGCGGTCGCGCCGCTGCACGACACGCTGCGCCGCTACGAGCAGCGGGTGGCGGAGCTGGAGCGGGACCGCGTCGACGCGTACGCCGAACTGCGCGAGCAGGTGCGGTCCATGAGCGCCGTCTCCGGCGAGCTGCGCACCGAGACCAAGCAGCTGGTCGCCGCGCTGCGCGCACCGCAGGTGCGGGGCCGCTGGGGCGAGCACCAGCTCCGCCGGATCGTCGAGGCCGCCGGCATGCTCGAACACTGCGACTTCAGCGAGCAGGTCACCGCCGCGACCGACCACCAGGGGGTACGCCCCGACCTGGTGGTGCGGCTGCACGGCGGCCGGACGGTGGTGGTGGACGCGAAGGCGCCGTTCGACGCGTACCTGACCGCGATGGAGGCGCGCGACGAGCGGGGGCGCGACACCCACCTGGACGCGCACGCCCGGCACCTGCGCGCGCACGTGGACGGCCTGGCGGCCAAGTCCTACTGGTCGGCGTTCGACCAGACGCCCGAGTTCGTGGTGCTGTTCGTGCCGGCGGACCCGTTCCTCGACGTGGCACTGCAACGCGACCCGTCCCTGCTGGAGCACGCGTTCGCCCGCAACGTGGTGCTCGCCACGCCGGCCACGCTGGTGGCGCTGCTGCGCACCGTCGCCTACTCGTGGCGGCAGGAGGCGCTGGCGCGTAACGCCGCCACCGTCCACTCGCTGGCCCGCGAGCTGTACGGGCGGCTGTCCACACTGGGCGACCACGTGGGCAAGCTCGGCAGTTCGCTGAGCGGTGCGGTGACGGCGTACAACCGGGCGGTGGGGTCGCTGGAGGCGCGGGTGCTCGTCAGCGCCCGCAAGCTGGCCGAGCTGGGCGTCTCCGACGACGAGCTGGCCGCGCCGGCGCAGGTCGAGCTGGCGCCGAGGCAGCCGCAGGCACCCGAGTTGCTGGGCACGCCGTCCACATCGGCCGAAAGGTCGACGGACGTCGACGCCTAA